From the genome of Candidatus Effluviviaceae Genus V sp.:
AAGAGCACCGGTTTCGTGGCGCAGCTCGTCGCGAGCAACGCCGCCGAGCAGGCGATCCCGATGGGGCTCAGAAGGGTCGAGGTGCGCGTGAAGGGTCCGGGCCCTGGGAGAGAGGCGGCCGTGCGCGCGCTGCAGGCCGCAGGACTGAAGATCACGGCGATCAGGGACGTCACGCCGATCCCGCATAACGGCTGCCGTCCTCCCAAGAAGAGACGAGTCTGACGACGGAGGTACTGGAGCAGATGGCAACGTATCACGGACCGCGGTGCAAGCTCTGCCGCCGCCACGGCATGAAGCTCTTTCTGAAGGGGCAGCGCTGCTACACCGACAAGTGCGCTTTCGAGCGCAGGGCCTACGGCCCCGGAGAGCAGAGCAAGCGCCGCCGCCGCAAGGTGACAGAGTACGGCCTGCAGCTCAAGGAGAAGCAGAAGGCCAAGGAGCTGTACGGCGTGCTGGAACGGCAGTTCAAGCGGTACTACAAGGAGGCCGACCGCCAGGGCGGCGTGACGGGCGAGAACCTCATGCGGCTTCTGGAGCGGCGTCTCGACAACATCGTCTACCGCCTCGGCTTCGCGTGGTCGCG
Proteins encoded in this window:
- the rpsK gene encoding 30S ribosomal protein S11, translating into MAQRKKKQVEPDGIAHVKASFNNTVVSLTDSKGNAIAWSSAGRVGFRGSKKSTGFVAQLVASNAAEQAIPMGLRRVEVRVKGPGPGREAAVRALQAAGLKITAIRDVTPIPHNGCRPPKKRRV
- the rpsD gene encoding 30S ribosomal protein S4, coding for MATYHGPRCKLCRRHGMKLFLKGQRCYTDKCAFERRAYGPGEQSKRRRRKVTEYGLQLKEKQKAKELYGVLERQFKRYYKEADRQGGVTGENLMRLLERRLDNIVYRLGFAWSRSAAREFVSHGHIQVNGKKVDIPSYLVRPGDEVSVREKSQSLDEIRAALDARSGVGTVEWLELDPKRFMGRVLELPSRDQIPSPVNDQLIVNFYSR